A region of Lycium barbarum isolate Lr01 chromosome 1, ASM1917538v2, whole genome shotgun sequence DNA encodes the following proteins:
- the LOC132612617 gene encoding uncharacterized protein LOC132612617 produces the protein MPTIPIPTTVSPQQGGTSSIGGPDPINHVQTLGTPPVQASDHGSNPAIPELSPITPDLSSPIDKGTSNQRNTISEEESSSRRRQRTLTLVTLTPAGLEPSKECSNTISASFKNQLDPNGINWKGVSEDTRDFYFGEFKKTYHWDSSIPESVIRKHWNTKAATKYRNFISKIKQKRIKPDYVFDNVWERWLKLWADPKCVEKSEINAKNRCGGKEVVVGTHTSGSICIGEHRKRLVLTFAKGRDPTPGEVHLHVHTHDHDGESFVYERARAVHGPKQPWMLSEDDESTLDDERYQEILREKSQSQSDIDQCEAYYEAAGGTRKRRIYGLRSQAQSYYGPNLCVNSGFNASASAAPSTSQSAPTENMEELVMRLIPTLTDRSLPLFIEKLRGVVSSPSHHPNTPINKPSVVTPIVPPHTTANVDDVDPLVSDDDRSPSPMH, from the exons ATGCCTACCATTCCTATTCCCACCACAGTTAGTCCTCAACAAGGTGGTACGAGTTCCATAGGTGGGCCAGATCCTATAAACCATGTTCAAACTTTAGGTACGCCACCGGTTCAAGCGTCAGATCACGGTAGTAACCCAGCCATCCCTGAATTATCTCCCATTACACCTGATCTGAGCAGCCCAATAGATAAGGGTACATCAAACCAGAGAAACACTATCAGTGAAGAAGAGTCCAGTAGCCGTCGTAGGCAGCGGACACTTACACTTGTTACTCTTACTCCTGCAGG GTTGGAACCTTCTAAAGAATGCTCTAATACCATATCCGCATCTTTCAAAAATCAACTTGATCCCAATGGAATCAATTGGAAAGGTGTCTCAGAAGATACTAGAGATTTTTATTTTGGGGAATTCAAG AAGACATACCATTGGGACTCTTCGATTCCTGAGAGTGTAATCAGAAAACATTGGAATACTAAGGCAGCAACAAAGTATAGGAATTTCATTagcaaaattaaacaaaaaaggaTTAAGCCGGATTATGTGTTTGATAATGTGTGGGAACGTTGGTTGAAACTTTGGGCGGATCCTAAGTGTGTTGAAAAGTCAGAAATAAATGCAAAGAATCGTTGTGGAGGGAAAGAAGTTGTTGTCGGGACTCACACAAGTGGCTCTATCTGCATTGGGGAGCATCGCAAGAgacttgtat TAACTTTTGCAAAGGGTCGAGATCCAACACCAGGTGAGGTACATTTGCACGTCCATACACATGATCATGATGGAGAATCTTTTGTTTATGAGCGTGCCCGAGCTGTCCAT GGTCCTAAGCAGCCTTGGATGTTGTCGGAAGATGATGAGTCTACCTTAGATGAT gaaagatatcaagaaatattacgggaaAAATCACAGTCTCAATCTGATATTGATCAATGTGAAGCATATTACGAAGCTGCTGGGGGAACAAGGAAGAGAAGAATATATGGTCTTAGATCTCAAGCACAAAGTTATTATGGGCCAAATCTTTGCGTCAATTCTGGCTTTAATGCTTCAGCATCAGCAGCACCTTCAACTTCTCAATCAGCACCGacagaaaatatggaggagttAGTGATGCGATTGATTCCTACACTGACTGATCGCTCGCTTCCTTTATTTATTGAGAAGTTACGTGGAGTGGTTTCTTCACCATCACATCATCCAAATACTCCTATCAACAAACCATCAGTTGTGACACCCATAGTGCCTCCTCATACTACTGCTAACGTTGACGATGTTGATCCTTTAGTTTCTGATGATGATCGTAGTCCTTCACCCATGCATTAG